The nucleotide window TAGACGTAGCAAGAAAACTCCACAATGAATTTGCAGAACAGTTTAAATATGCTAAGATATGGGGTAAATCCGCGAAATTCCCTGGACAAAAAGTAGGAGCAGACCATGTATTGGAAGACGGAGACGTAGTAGAAATACATACCTAATAATAAGATAAAAACCTTCCACAGACATATTACTTAACGTCAATTTTTAAGTCTTTTATGAATAATCAGAAGTAGTTATTTGCTTGAGTTTACTATAAAAAGTTTATATGCTAACATAATATAAATTATTCCAATGGCAATATCTATTGGCAAGAAAAAATCTAAAAAAGGGAGTGCATCACCAACACCCAAGTCTAACTATAGTCAGATTGACCTTATGTTTTATAAGTCATCCTTAGCTAAATCCTTAGCTAAATCATTTGAGAAAAAACTTAAGCAAGCAGGCCTGCCTGATGACCCTAGAGTTCTGGCTTCAAGATTATTGTTCTTTATGATAGTCGCTTTGGTAGCAATGGTAGCTTTATGGGTAATAGGGATTATAGGGATTAGGGACTTTGTCTTAACCCGTGAGCCTAAATATGCAGTATTCGGAATAATGGGGTTCATATTCGGTACTATTATCCCACCTGTTACCTATCTAGTATTCAACCTTAATATCTCGCAGAAGATTGATAGCAGGAGAATTGGGATCGAGGCTGAAACTCCGGCCTTTGCTGCACTCTTCCTAGTCTTCTTGAGGTCTGGGCTATCTCCTAAGATACTCTTTGAGAACATAAGTAAGACTAAGGCTTTTTCCTACATTAACGGGGTTTCCAAGTACATAGTAAAAAGGATGAACTATTTGGGGGAAAGTGTAGAGAGGGCGGTAGATAGCTCAATAAGAGTAGTACCTTCTAAGCTCTATGAGGAACTGATGAGTACTTATATTACGGCTATAGTAAGCGGGGCACCGGTTTACGAGACAATGTCTACGAAAGTAAAAGATATCATAAAACGAATTGAACTGTTGGCTACGGTAGCTGCAGATAGGCTGTCTGGGGTCGGAGAAGGGTATGTAACGTGGCTAGCATCAGGTTTTATAACAATTTATCTGATACTAATCCTTGAATCAGTATTCACATTACTACAGCTTCTACCCCTACCAATAATCGGGATCTTGGTAGTGGTATTTGTTCCTATGGTCAACGTATTGTTCATATTCGCTGTTGACTCTTTGCAGTTCAAGTTCCCCGAAAAGCCCCTGAAGGCTGACAAACTGTTCTTAGAAATGATACCAGTAGGGTTCATACTAGGGATAATCCTAATGATAGCCTTAGAGCCCCTAATGGCTAGGATATTCCACTATCCACTGATCGCACCTCAGTTCCTGGTAGTCGACATGTTTACCCTATCGGGAACCACTTACGCAGTGCCCGCTACTGTCGTAGGGCTTACTTTGGGCTTTATAATCGCACTAGTCCCGCCCACAATAATGGCCCAGAGGGAATTAAATGAGGGGACAGGGTATGACATATATGTGGTAAGGCTATTAAGGGCTATAGGAGAAGGGGTTAGGGCTGGACTTTCTCCTGAGACGATAATCAAGAACCTGAAAGAAAACAAAGAAATGGGTAAGTTACAGTCTGTTCTGAGGAGGCTTTATGCGTATATACGTCTAGGTATGCCAGTTAAAGACGCCTTCAGAAAAGCATCACAAAATATAATTGATTTCCCGACGAAGGTTGCCTTTAATTCATTAGCTGATATGGTCGAGATAGGTAGCTTGACTCCCGAGTCAGTTGAGATACTGGCTGACCAGTTGGACTCACAGATCAGGATAAGGAATGAGTACTACTCCAAGATCAAAGTCCTACTATACATGCCATATATAGGGTCAATCCTAGCCTTGATCACCTCGGTCATATTATCCAGTGCTATACTATCCCTTATAAGCACTGGCGGATATGCGTTCACTTATGGGCCCTTAGCTGTAGCTACAGCATTAGTCCCTAAAGCCATATACATGACAGCCCTCTCATCAGTGTTTAATTCTATGCTCGCCGGCCTATTAGTAGGAAAGCTGGCTAGGGGAAGGATTGCCAATGGGTATAAGCACGCAATAATATTGTTAGTTATAACAATGGTCCTACTGATAATGACCTTACTATTACACTTCTCGTTTGTATCAAGCCAGGCACCGACCTTATGAAAACTTATATAGAAGGAAAGGGATAGATATGGTAATGAGTTCACAAAAATTGAAGATAAAACTACCCAAGATATCTACTAACAATAAAAACAAGAATGTCAGAGCTGAAGAAGTAGATTTACCATTTTCGCTTTATCCCCTCTTTATCCCCGTGCAGACGATAGAGGGAGAAGTTTTTTCTCAGTACGAGATAGACTTATCCAATATTATCCCAGAGGACATAGCAAATGACTTTAGCCAAAACAGGATAGAACTATCTATTGCTAAGCCGAACGTCTTCATTACATACGACGAGGAAAAGGGTATTTATAAGTATAACTTAATTGAGCCCCTAATGGACGTGAACACCTTCAACATCTACCTAACTTTAATCGATGAAGTCGAGAGGAGCCTGCTAGCAGATACCGACCATGTGCCCTTAGGCAAAATCTTGGTCGATCTAAGCTCTAAGAGACCGGAACTTAAGGTATTCCAAGGAAGAGTAGGTGAACTCAACGTACTCTCAACACCATTCAAAGTAGCTTTGTACTACTTACTAAGAAATATGTTCGGTTATAACATACTGACCCCCTTGTTATTAGACCATAATATTGAGGATATTTCGTCAAGCGGACTTAATTTACCGATATACGTATACCATAGACAGTTCGAATACACACCGACAAACATCGTAATCACCAAACAGATGAACTTGTTTGGAAAAATTATCGATGGTGAACAGCTGCTCGATGAACTTGTTTTAAGGTTTATCTCGTTAGCCAATAAGACAATTTCAGTAGCTACACCCATAGCAGACGGTATATTACCTAAAGGAGATAGAATAGCGGCGACGTTTAGAAGAGAGGTATCAGCTAACGGTTCATCTTTCGTCATAAGAAGGTTTTCGGAAAGCCCTATAACTATTTTAGACCTTATAAACAGCAAGGTCCTATCCCCAGAAGCTGCTGCTTACTTATGGTATGCCATAGATATGAAACTCTCTTTCATGGTCATAGGAGTGACTGGAGCAGGAAAGACCACAGTGCTGAACGCTATTTTGAACTTAGTCAAGGAGTCCATGAAGATAGTGTCAATTGAAGATATACCTGAAATAAGATTGGCCCAAGATAACTGGGTCCAATTATATGCGAGACCTGCATACGGTGGGCTCGGTAAGGAAGTAGGTTTAATGGACTTACTGAAGCTATCATTAAGATACAGGCCTGATATAATAGTAGTCGGAGAGATCAGAGGTGAAGAAGCTTACGTTTTGTTCCAAGCTATATCTACTGGGCACGGTGGTGCAACGACCTTCCACGCGTACGACGCTGAAAGCGCAGTTAAAAGGTTAATGAATGAACCCTTAAACATCCCCTCAGAGTGGATACCTATGATGAACATCATTGTGACAGTAAGGAGGTTGCCAGTATATGTCGGTGACAAAATATTGTTGAGGAGGAGAGCTGTCTCAATAAACGAGATCGTCTCCTACAACGACCTAAGGCAGAGCGTGAGATGGGATCCCAACACTGACACTCACATATTAGACTATAACGCTGCCATGGTCTTAAGGTCTAGAATTGAAGAGTCTGGTAAAAACTTTGATGATGCTAAGGCAGAGATAGAGAGGAGAGCCACGTTCCTGAAGATGATGGCAAGTACTAGACAAATAGTGCAGAGCAGAGACAGCTACAAGATATTGAAGAAGTACATAATTAAATACTCACTGAGACCAGAAGAGGCAATGAGAGAAATACAAATGATGGCAGGAGTTAAACAAGTGACTCAATAACTCCTAACCCCAGTAATACAATACATGATAACCAATACGAAAATACTGCGTTTATAAAGGAGAGAAGGAAAATAGGTATTATTTTTAAAAAGTTAATTTTTCTAGTATCATCCTCACCTCTCTCTTCTTTCTTTTCCTTAGGGGTAACCCTCCATTTATAAGGGATCCTGAAAAGCCCCCTTGAATAACCGGCTACTGAAGCGTTTAGTATGGTGAGTACTACTCTTAGGTCGCCTTCTTTCTGTCCCAGAACCAGTGCATATATAACGGTAGAAATACCGTAGACGAGAAGAGGAGTTAGGAGTAAAAGTTGATCCAGCTCAAGTAGGAACTCGAGACCGTTAAACACTATGAGCGTGAGTAAAAATAGAGGATATAATCCCCACTGCTGTGCGTAGATAAACCCTTCTAAACCGCTTATACCCTTTCTCACCATTTTCGCGGAAAGTAAAAATATCTGTGATGAACCGTAAGACCACCTCTCTATCTGCTTGTATAGGTCGTATAGAGTATATGGAGCCTTTGAATAAACAATTATGTCCTCAAAGAACACTACTTTCACGTCTTTGAGGAACAGCCTTATCCCCAACTCCAAATCCTCAGCTATTGCACCTTCCTTCCACCCGCCAACACTTAATAATACACTCTTACGGATAGAGAAAGCGGATCCGTTAGGAAAAATAGGGAGGTTCAGAAAATACCTGCCCTTAAACAGAGCTAACATGACCTTTTCTGTGAACTCTTTATAATACCTCTGTAGTGTGGTCTCGTCGGAGTAAATTCTTATTCTAAGTGCAGAAGCTAGATAAGATTTCTCGTTCAACTTTTGGAAAAAACCTTTTCCTACTCTCGCATCGGCATCAAGGAAGACAAGGTAATCTCCTTTAGCTAAGTTAACCGCAAAATTCAGTGCTCCTGCTTTTCCCCCCTTGGGGCTCTCCCTCCTGACTACCCTGAAATTAGCAGGTAAGGTTACCGCACTGAATACCTCTTTAAAATAGCTCTCAGTGTCATCGGAAACTATTATTACCTCGTACTTGTCATAGTCTATCGAAGCCAAGTTGTTTATTAGCTCCTTAATTGTTTCTTTTCCCTCATTTCTAACTGCAACTATTATCGAGTAAAATCTTTCGTTTTTTTCTCGCCACGTATCTCTGAACTGAGTACGCGTTCCGACCTTATAATAATAAGCTTGGAGTATATTCCAGACCGAAGGGGCTACGGAAAAGAGGGCTAAGAGGACAATTAAAAAGTCTTTAAAGGGGTTTACTATGGTAAAAAACTCCATATTTATTTTCCTGAGGCCCTTTTAATAGCCCCGCTGATCCTCGCTTTAGCCTCGTTGGCTGACCCCCAACCTGAAACTTTGACCCATTTACCGGGCTCTAGTTCCTTATAGTGCTCGAAGAAGTGCATGATTTTGTTTTTCACCGCTTCGGGTAGGTCGATAATGTCCCTCACATTAGAGTAACTCGGGTCTATTTTGTCCTTAGGAACAGCTATTATCTTTGCATCCTCTCCCTCTTCGTCTCTCATGTAGAGCATGCCTATTGGCCTAGCTTCAATTGCCGTACCGGGTAAAATAGGGTATGACGTTATCACTAACACATCTATTGGGTCCCCGTCTTCTTCTAAAGTACCAGGCACGAAGCCGTAGTTAAAGGGATATACCATAGACGTGTATAAGACCCTATCTACCTTTACTACTTCTTCTTCTTCGTCATATTCGTATTTTATATTAGACCCCATTGGTATTTCAATTAGAACATTTACCTCCTCGGGGGCTTTTTTACCTGGTCCCATTTTCATAGTCTCTCACTATAAAAAAGAAGAGCTACTTAATTAAATCGTTTATTAGAAAATTGATCACATCTTCAATCAAATTGAAAGGAAACTTTTTCTTAACTTCCTCAAGTACTTTCAGATAACTGTTCAATATTTCTCCCACATCATATCCCTGCTTTAGGTACCTCTTAGCTTGAAGATAAGTAGAGAGCATCTCACTGAACTTGGCTACCTGCCCCTCAAGGCTTTTACCTTTATACTCTTCGAAGAGCTCCTCTCCTAAACCAAGTTCCTTAATCGCCTCTAATTCGATCTCTTCTTTCTGGGGTAACTTGTCCGAAGCCCACTTGGGTAAGTCCCCTAACAAAGTCTCTCCTATGTCGTGGAATACAGCTATCGTAACTGCCTTTTCAGGGCTGAGTTCTACCCCTTTTTCTAAGATCTTCTTGGACAAATAATATGCTATAACTCCTGCTTCCCAGCTATGTTGAGCTACTGTCTCCCCTACAGCAGGAGGTACTCCCCTCTGCATCCAACCCGTACGCACCAGACTCTTACCGCCGGCGAGGATCCTCTCGAGGTCTACCTCATTCATAGCCTCTCACTCAGGTACTTTAACGTATTTATCATTTCATCTATTGAACTAGTCCAGAGCCTGATCATCGCCTCTTTACCCTTTACACCCCTATCGAAAATGACGTTCGGGATACTGCCGTAAGTATTATGCACAAACGTAACTAACCATTGCATACTCTTACCTTCAATATGTGAGCTGGGCTCAAGCTCCCTATTGACTTCTATTACATCATAACCTGTTTCTTTCAATAACCTAACTGCATCGTCACTGAAACGGATGTTTATAAGTACCCTAGCTTTGTTATTATAGCCCAAGATAGTAAGCAAAAGACGTGCGGTATGAGTAGGTTTCCCAAAGACTACCGGTAGCCCTACTCTGACCCTGTTGTCCCAGTTCCTTACTATCCTATCCCTGAATACTGCAATATCCTCTAAACCTTTCACATACTCCGGCTGGATTGCATGAGCTAGGTTGGACTGAACCTCAGGGATTAGCTTGTAAAACCCGTCCCACTTTTCTACTGTCTCAGCGAACTTTTCCATTTCGTTAATTACATCATATCTCATTGCTTTTACCAACGTTGGACTAACCGGGTCAATGGGCCCTATACCTCTTCCTATTTCTAACCCGTAGCGTATTGAACTTTGCAAAAGGTCTCTGGCGGTCCTGAATGAGGAAATTATGTCCTCACCTTTTGCTAAGCCTGCAGAAATTGCAGTAGCGAATACGCTACCGGTCCCGTGAGTATTCTTATTGGAAGTTACCCTCTCGTAGCCTATCTGGTGGTATTCATCCCTTATACTGTCATATAGTACGTCTACGCTGTATTTCCCTTCTAAGTGTCCGCCTTTAATTATGACATAAGGGATGCCGAAATTCTTCGATATCAGTTTGCTCACCACCTTAACGTCTTCAATACTCCTTATCTTGAGGCCCGATAGAAGCGAAGCTTCTAATGCATTAGGAGTTAACACAGTGGTCCTCGGTAAAATAGTCCTCTTATACTCGTCTATATCTTTGATTAGTGGCGTCCCGTCTTTTGCATAGATCACGGGGTCAGTAACCAGCGGTATGGCTGAAGGTAAAGAGTCTACAAGTATCTGGAATTGCTCTTTAGTATAAATCATGCCCAACTTCGCCGACCTTATATCAAAGTCTGAAAAGAGAGCGTCTAATTGGCTTTTCAGCACGTCCTGAGGTAACGGGTAGACCCTTGAAATACCCCGTGTATTTTGGGCAGTAATAGCTGTTAGGGCTCCTACACCATGTATTCCTAATATTTCATAGACCTTAATATCGGTCTCGAGACCTGCTCCGTTCCCGCTGTCGAGACCTGCGACGCTAAGGGCTACCGCCTTGTTCATTTCTCCTCACTCTCGTGTTACCTGCTACCACCCAAAATTGCCCGTCGTCTCTCACCTCAAGTTTCCATATGCCGGTTGAGTGTTTAACCATTTCAACTGCTTCTTCTACAGCGTTAATGGTGTCTTTTCTACCCCTACCTAATGCCATTACCAAAAACACGTCTTCCCCAGGTTTGAGGTCGTCTATTACGTGGATGATCTTCATCTTTACTAGGTCTTTATACTTCTCTTTTAGAGTGGAAATTATCTCCTCGAACCTCTTTTTCGTATATTCCTCATATGCTTGGTACTTTAGTTCATAGACTTTATGTCCTTCAACTATTCCTTTTACTATACCTAAATACACTACCATTGAGCCGACTTGTTCGTCCGCTTCGTTCCTAAATTCCCTTATTTCTTCAAGTATGTCTAACCTCTTACCTATTTTGAGTTCTCCCCCAGCTGGTGGCGGAAATATGGCTATTTCATCGCCGTCGTTTATCTCTTCTTTCTTTCTACCATTGACCAAGACTGAGACCTTTATATTACCCAGACCTTCTCTTAAGATTTTTCCAAATTCTTTCCCATACTTGTCCTCCAGTTGGGACTTAAGGCAGTCCACATCTTTACAGTTGGTTTCTACAACCTCTGACTCTTTTCCAGTATAGTCTTGGAGGAAAGCGAAATACTTAACTGTAACTTTCATTTACCTCAATCCTCTTTTTATATACAAGAGTTTTATGTGGACGATGAGTTTTTAAATTATCTACTAGGTAATGAAACTTCTAGGAAAAAATTTACTTATAATTTCGGGGAAGAACGCAACTCTGAGTTGATGAAAAAACTAGACGAAATAGAGACTATGATAAGGCAATTAGTAAAGGCCGTACCATATGACGAGAGAAAAAACAATAGTCCAACTGTACTCTGTGAACAGATACTCAGGAACGAGTACGTAATCGTAGAAAGCGAAAAGGTTAACAAGAACCTCCATCCATTGTTATTTATTTTATCCCTTGATGATAATAAGGTACTCGTAAGTTTTAAAGATACAATAGACCTCTTACAACTGTTATTTGAGAAGTATGGAGATAAAATAGAGGATAAGCTACCTAAAAGGCTTCTCCCCTTATTCTTGCTCCTACGTAAGATGGGGTTAATATACTTTGACCACGAGTCTAAGAGTTATAAGTTTATTAAATGAATTCCTCACACACTAAACGACCCACGTTACATCATGTGTCATGCCCTTTTCATAATAAATGCGAGGGTGGTATTCTAACAGTTGCCTTTCCGTGGAGCTATTAACTCGCATAACCTACAAGCCTGATTCCCTAATATCGACAAACTCGCAAGGTTAACGTGATCCTTTCGGAAACGTAATAACGCAATAATTATTGTTAATAATAATATAATTGTTGTATAGGCAAATTATTCAAAAAATATGGAGGAAATACATCGTAAAGCTTGGGCCTTTACCTAAAGCCACTTTAGCATATAACCAAATTAATAACCTTTTAAAGTAATAATATCTCTGGTGAATAGGGATCAGTAACCAACCCGAAGAAAGTGTAATTGAAGAGGTCTTAAGGAATTATAAAAATATAGCTACAGTAGGTTTCTCTAAAGACCCTTCTAAACCTTCTCACCAAGTCCCTAAGTTCCTAATGTCGAAAGGTTATAACGTGATCCCGGTTAACCCGACCGTGAGTGAGGTACTAGGGAGGAAAAGTTACAAGAGTGTTCTTGATATCCCCGATAGAATAGATGTAGTAGAAGTTTTCAGACCGTCTCAGGACGTGCCCAAAATAATTGATGAAGTCCTACAGAGATTAAAAGAAAAGGGGGACGTAAAGGTCATATGGTTACAAGAGGGGATAAGGAACGATGAAGCGGCTGAAAAAGCAAGGAAAGCTGGCTTAATAGTGATTCAAGATAGGTGTATGTATAAAGAGTACATGAAGAAAATTGAAGGAAATCCCCATCCTCCACCGGTAAGTCAGGTAGGTTGAAGTATTGTAACGACTTTATACTGTGGGTCTTTTAACTGATAATCGTCCTTAACGAAGGTTTGGAAAAATGTAAGTGGTGGGAACTCGGGGTTATCACAGTCAATTAAGGATAAGTCGTTTCCGACTACTACTATGTGTTCCCAATCGTCAAGTCTTAGCATTTTCTTGAGGTTACGAATTGATGTTAACACTTCTTCCTTTTTCTTTTCCCTTGCAATATCAGGACCATAGAAGAAGACCTCAGAATCTGTAAGAGGGATCTCCTCGTGTAATCTTGCACCTTTAAAAGTAATAGTGGTACTGTTATCGCATATACACGTGCCTTTAGATATGGGGTCTCTCGTGAGTACGTTAATCCTCATAACTATATCGTTTAAGCCTAATTCTTCACACCTCTCTTTTAAGAGCTTTAACATTGCAAGAGAAAAGATGTAGTATAGTTCACCTTGTAAGTTAACTGGGTAGGCTAATAGTTCAGCATATTCTTCTGATATTTTAGCTTTTGGGATTAACCCACACTCTCCCTTCACTGTGGTTAGGGACTTCAAAATAACTAATTTCATTAAATAATGATCGCTGAGTTATTGATTTAAACATGACTTACATTTTATTATTAATAATTGTATTTTACGCTTTAATTAATGTTATCATTAAAACAAAAAATTTATAAACTTATATAACAAAATTAACATGTGAGATAAATGAGAAAAGGCGTAAAATTGTGCGGGTGTAGTAGTATAATAGGTTTGGGTGCGTTCCTTTTCGCGGGGGGCTTAGCTGGGGTAGTGAAAATAGCCTCCCCCGAATTCCCTTTATATGTTGGTATGTTATTGATGCTTATAGGGACTTTGAGCAGTTCGGTAACTATAGCACCAGACAAAAGTGAAGAATAAAGACAAAAAGACGGTTTTTGAGAAAAATAATAAATTTTTTAATTGTAGTTGACAAAATTGTGAGAAGCTTTATTTAAAGGTTTATTATAATAATTACGATGCGTGCTTTATTAGTTGTTTTCCTCCTTATAACAGTCTTCATAACTGTACCATTCGCACACCTATCTTCGGCCCAACTCGTTAGCACTCAGCCAAAACCCGTAGGTCTGGTGTCTTATGGCATATGTCAAGATGGAAAAAACATTACGTATAACATAACTACTCAACAGATCATAGGGTATTTCAAAATACTTTCCCTCAAGGCTTTAAATTTGACCTCAACTTATCCCTATTACGCTAGTTTACAACTAGGTGGCACAGTACTGACACCTCACGGGATAGAGTGGGTACAAGAAAGTTTAGTATTCAACACACAAAATAATACTTTCTTCGTAGCGTCATATAATAACGGTGAACAAACTGTAAATTCCACTGTAATCTATTATACCTTACCTCTTGCAGGTTACCTGATAATTTCGCTTATCAACAACTCTCCCTATACCCTCGTTAAATTTCAGTACGTTATAATACAGAACGGGTCTAGGTCACTCCCTCCACGAGTGATTACTCCTATTACGGCAAAAATCCAAGGGAACGCTGAATTCATAGTGAATTACTATTTAAAGGGGAATGTAGAACTGGTCTTTGGCGGGTATAACTCAGTTACTAATTTTACTTCACTTTATTCCCAGCTGGCACTGTTTTATAACGAGAGCGGTCTAAGACCTTTTCCTTCGCTCTATAACTACGGTACTAATGCCACTGGGTCCTCATCAGACCTTTTCACTATCCTCGGGTCTAACGATAACATAGTAGTAGCTGTGGGAAGCCCTAATTACGGTCTTATAACAAGTGACTACCAACCCCCAAAAGTCCCGTTAACATTTATAAACCAGTCTATTATTGTCAACGGTGTAGGGCTGTATAAGAACCAGTTATTTTACATAACGTCTCCCTATAACGTTACATTTCCTACAACCTTAAAGGTCGGAGAAAACGTTTTCCTCTACCTAGAAAAAGTAGACGTGGAAAACGAGGTTATCCCAAATAACGTTATTTTTCAGGTTTACAACTTCACAGGTTACTACGACGAAAAGGTTATCTTTTCCTTACTCTATCCTAATTTCTCAATTGTAGGCTATAACTTGAGTATCAACTCGATAGTCACATTACCCAACATAATTAACATAAGTAATAATGAAAGGTACGTTTTAACCAAACCTATTAATATCAGCGTTAACACGTCTATGCCCCTACTTGTAAACGTAAGCGGGCTCTACATTCCCCAGTATCTAGTAGAGATCGAATACCCTAACGGGAGTGTGATTACAAATTGGTTTGATAAGGGATCCGTGGTCACTCTTCCAAAATACATTTACGTTAGTCCCACCGAAAGGTATACCCTAGTAGGGCAAGACTACATTTACATTAATTCCTCCAATAAGGTGATTGCTCCTTACCAGACGGAATATAAAGTTTACTTAAATTACGGTAGCTTCTCTGTGACTTACTGGGTTAAAAATGGAGGGACAGTGAGCTTAAACGCATTTGTGCCCCCCTTTTACGAAGGAAAATGGGAGGGAACCTATAATGCACCTGTCGGTGCTAAGGTAGTCGTAAACCAATACATACAAGAAACGCTCGTCCTTCGTCCTAATATACCCCTTATCTCAGTATTAGTTCTGATCTTAGTGTTGGTCTTTTTGGGAGGTCTGTTTTGGTGGAGAGTAAAAAAGGTGGCTAAGCAATAAGGATAAAACTTTTTCTTCTCTATTTATTTAAAGAAATTATTTACAGATTAACTCTTAATTTTCACTACTGCGGTTAAGATAGATAATAACATTGAGACCAGAATAAACACCGAGGATACTAAAAACGCATAGTGAAGTCCTTGAGTAAACACTACCATCGTCTTACTGTCTAACGCATCAGTCCCCAGGAATATCTCAAATGCGACATATCTGGGGACCGAGACCGAAGCTACAGTTATACTTATTACGTAACTCAATACTGTGCCAATACTACTAAAAGTCCTCGCTAAGCCTGAAACGGCTCCGTAGTACTCTCTAGGTGCGCTAAACATTATTGCAGTGTTATTAGAGGGCCAGAATAAAGAAGAACCTATACCAGTTATTATAGATATCGCTGAGACCAAATAAGGCGAAGAATAGGGGGTCAGGAAAATGAAATACAGTATTAATGATATCAGAGTACCTGTCAACCCTATGGACGCTAATAGCCCAGGTTTTGTCTTCTCCGTCCTCTTGCCTACTATCGGAGATAATATGCTCGCTACCACATAACCTGGGATTAGGATCAGAGACGCGTACAACGGAGAGAGGCCTTTTACGCCCTGAAGGTACATTATCAGTAAGAAAGTTAGGGAAAGCCCTCCTATACCTTGGAAGAGTAACGCATATAACGAGTAGCTTAACAACCTTATTTTTAGTAACTTGAGGTTAACAATAGGCCTTTCA belongs to Stygiolobus caldivivus and includes:
- a CDS encoding MoaD family protein, with product MKVTVKYFAFLQDYTGKESEVVETNCKDVDCLKSQLEDKYGKEFGKILREGLGNIKVSVLVNGRKKEEINDGDEIAIFPPPAGGELKIGKRLDILEEIREFRNEADEQVGSMVVYLGIVKGIVEGHKVYELKYQAYEEYTKKRFEEIISTLKEKYKDLVKMKIIHVIDDLKPGEDVFLVMALGRGRKDTINAVEEAVEMVKHSTGIWKLEVRDDGQFWVVAGNTRVRRNEQGGSP
- a CDS encoding CoA-binding protein yields the protein MSNQPEESVIEEVLRNYKNIATVGFSKDPSKPSHQVPKFLMSKGYNVIPVNPTVSEVLGRKSYKSVLDIPDRIDVVEVFRPSQDVPKIIDEVLQRLKEKGDVKVIWLQEGIRNDEAAEKARKAGLIVIQDRCMYKEYMKKIEGNPHPPPVSQVG
- a CDS encoding thermopsin family protease, whose translation is MRALLVVFLLITVFITVPFAHLSSAQLVSTQPKPVGLVSYGICQDGKNITYNITTQQIIGYFKILSLKALNLTSTYPYYASLQLGGTVLTPHGIEWVQESLVFNTQNNTFFVASYNNGEQTVNSTVIYYTLPLAGYLIISLINNSPYTLVKFQYVIIQNGSRSLPPRVITPITAKIQGNAEFIVNYYLKGNVELVFGGYNSVTNFTSLYSQLALFYNESGLRPFPSLYNYGTNATGSSSDLFTILGSNDNIVVAVGSPNYGLITSDYQPPKVPLTFINQSIIVNGVGLYKNQLFYITSPYNVTFPTTLKVGENVFLYLEKVDVENEVIPNNVIFQVYNFTGYYDEKVIFSLLYPNFSIVGYNLSINSIVTLPNIINISNNERYVLTKPINISVNTSMPLLVNVSGLYIPQYLVEIEYPNGSVITNWFDKGSVVTLPKYIYVSPTERYTLVGQDYIYINSSNKVIAPYQTEYKVYLNYGSFSVTYWVKNGGTVSLNAFVPPFYEGKWEGTYNAPVGAKVVVNQYIQETLVLRPNIPLISVLVLILVLVFLGGLFWWRVKKVAKQ